One genomic segment of Musa acuminata AAA Group cultivar baxijiao chromosome BXJ3-3, Cavendish_Baxijiao_AAA, whole genome shotgun sequence includes these proteins:
- the LOC103977843 gene encoding ASC1-like protein 1, with translation MIWWQMDVVEAFRSMTWEQESYPAYADFLALPVFAMFFPTVRFFLDKFVFETLATWLIPKTVHENLSAENEKRRKVKKFKESAWKFVYFLSGELLSLSVTYNEPWFTRTRYFWVGPGDQVWPDQKIKLKLKAVYMFAAGFYTYSIFALMFWETRRSDFGVSMSHHVATVVLIVLSYIFRFARVGSVVLAIHDASDVFLEVGKMAKYSGSEWLANTSFLLFVASWVLLRLTYFPFWILRSTSYEVVLTLDKAKHKFEGPIYYYVFNTLLFSLLVLHIYWWVLIYRMLVKQIQDRGHVGDDVRSDSEGEDEHED, from the exons ATGATCTGGTGGCAGATGGACGTGGTGGAAGCTTTCCGATCGATGACATGGGAGCAGGAGTCATACCCCGCGTACGCAGACTTCCTGGCCCTGCCTGTCTTCGCGATGTTCTTCCCCACCGTCAGATTCTTCCTCGATAAGTTCGTCTTCGAG aCATTGGCCACATGGCTTATACCTAAAACGGTGCATGAAAACCTCAGTGCTGAAaatgagaagagaagaaaagtcaAAAAATTTAAGGAGTCAGCATGGAAGTTTGTTTATTTTCTTTCAGGAGAGCTTCTGTCCTTGTCTGTTACATACAATGAGCCATGGTTCACAAGGACCAGATACTTTTGGGTAGGACCAGGAGATCAGGTCTGGCCTGATCAGAAAATAAA ATTAAAACTTAAGGCTGTTTACATGTTTGCTGCTGGGTTCTACACATATTCTATATTTGCCCTCATGTTCTGGGAAACAAGGCGATCCGACTTTGGAGTGTCCATGTCTCATCACGTAGCAACTGTGGTTCTCATTGTGCTGTCTTACATATTCAG GTTTGCACGTGTTGGTTCAGTTGTTTTAGCCATACATGATGCAAGTGATGTGTTTCTGGAAGTGGGAAAGATGGCTAAGTATAGTGGCTCTGAATGGCTTGCTAACACTTCATTTCTTCTGTTTGTTGCATCATGGGTTTTACTTCGTCTTACATACTTCCCATTCTGGATCCTCCGAAGTACAAG TTATGAAGTCGTCTTGACTTTGGATAAGGCAAAGCACAAATTTGAAGGGCCtatatactattatgtctttaacACTCTTCTATTCTCACTGCTTGTTCTTCACATCTATTGGTGGGTTTTAATCTACCGAATGCTTGTAAAGCAAATCCAGGATAGAGGCCATGTCGGTGATGATGTTCGATCTG ATTCAGAAGGTGAAGACGAACATGAAGATTGA